The genomic window GTGTGCTTCTTAATAAGAACGCTCTCTTATCAGGACTTCAAATCCTGACACCTGATTTAAAGGCGATAATACATTGCAGTAAAATCACTTAATATGGTAATCGCACTATTTTGGCAGCACATCAAAAACAGCAGTCAACATATTTCATTATCGGTGTCCCTGGAGAATAAAACTTCAATCTAAATGTGTTGGAGAAAGAAAACACTATCATCAGGACccataaagcaaaacaaacaactgcaGTTTGACCTCCTGGGTATTTTTAGAGCAACCAATCAACCTCTAATCTGGAGCTGGAAAACAGATGGCAACTCGTTCACACAACATGCTCCTTCTTAGGTGCAGGCTTAGCATATAATTTTAGCTCTTTGTGCAAAAGCACAGGCAGTATGAGCCTAGTCATAGATGTAGACCACACCAGGTCCTTGTTTATCAACATTGTGGTATGTATGAGCAATAACAGTGGGattcattaaaatgtgtgtgcatatgcttTGCCCAGATGTAAGCAATGAAGCTTAGTACATACCAAATGTTCACAGCCATCGTGCATATGCAGTTCTATTACTCATTTAAATAGACCACCACAGTAAACCATATATGATATATAGGCATTGCTTCAAAGGGATATTTTGTTATTGCCTTGGAGAAAAATGCAGCGATCAATGAAGCGAAGCGCTACTAAGATGTGCTTTTCGGTGTTTTTACCTTTCTTTATATAACTgtgaaacaatatttttttttttaaaccatcacCTACCCATAAAAAAATTTCTCCTTACCCCCAAAAAGTGTCGATCCACCAAGACATGATGTCTGCTGCTTAATCTGTGAGATTATAGTGAGATTATCGTTGTGCCAACGCTTGCATCAACCGTGTTGATTTGTTAATTGCAATAGATTAAAGCAGCAAATTTCAAACACCAATTATCCTTGGTGGAAAAACTACAAAGTATATACAAAGTGGTTTATACAAAGTTCATACTTAGTATTATCTAAGCGTATATATTCtaaggtgtgtatatataaagtcTGCCAGTACTGAGCAATGTTTAATCATCGTTTTATAATCTCACTATACACTAAATCTCGTTCCTCTGGATCCTTGTCAATTCTGGCTGATTCGTTACGGATCTAATTCTACACCTGGATTCCTGTAAAGCTCATTTGTGAAAGTATGTGTTGCAAAAAACACTACTGAGAtaaaattgaatagaattgaatcaAAGATATCACGGTTAGAAGGTAGTGGGATTATTGCGTATAAACCACAAGCCAATTTGCCGTTTATTCAATTAGCATTATCATAAAGAAAAATAGCATAAACCACCAGAAGGCCACAGTATATGTTGGTCAGATTTGAGTTCCCAGGcacttttgtttttctatgTATTCCACTGTTCCTGTCCTGCAGAGAGAAATCCACCGTTCTTGTGCACGTATTAGCGTTTCATCATCTAGGCATGTATTCCTGTGGGAGGCCACTCAGATTTCTGTCTCTGAGAGCACGGTCCACCTCCAACATATAGCCATTTATACGAGTCCTCATGTCCTTAGTGAAGGGGTCGAAGGTCAGACATCGAGATCCTGTGCGCTTGAAGTGGCCATCTCGGTTTCTCTCAGCACACAAGAGCCGTTCGTCCGGAACGGTGACGTTTAGGAAGGCCGTCATTAGCCGAAGTTGGTGGACGAGATCCATAAGGAGATGCTCGTAGTGCACCACCAGCAAACGCCTGGAGAACTGTAGCCAGGCCAGAGCGTGAGAGATCCACCATGCGGAGTACGTCTCCACAAACTCGGGCCACTCTAAGGATGCCAGTAGGTTATGTTAAGAAGAATCTCACTGGAAAATATGACTTGCTATTGACATTAGTATGTTATGGCTCAATCAGCAACGTCTCCTGGTTATACCAGTTTGTTATGAACCTGTGTGTTTTGGGCAAATGTCCCATttccattttaattttgttcGGAGGTGGCAcaaatttacattaatattttcacAGGTTAGGAGTTTACTATTTTAGCATTATCATGCATGACTGGCTTTAATTATTACATGAATCACTGTCGTGTCTAATCGATTCATTTGATGAATTCTGTCCTATTGTCAGCTTCTAAAATAGCATTTGATCCAGCCAAATTTACTTTAACAACATACCAGTACAGACATTAATGAAACAGAGCTACTAAACTGAAATAATGTAATTTGTGTGTGGGATGTTGGATAATTTACCATGCATAAAATTTTAAGTTgccaaagaaataaaatatcaacCATAACAGCAATTAGCCTTATAGAATGTGCTGATTGGGTCAGAATAAATGGTCAAAGTCAAGATCAAGATAAGTCATGATTACCGTTACTTTTCCAGTGTGTGTCTGCTGCGTAGCCCAGGTGCCCAGCATTTTTGCGATTAAACTCTGCCACCAGGCAGTGGTACGGGTTCCGAATTAACAGGATGGCCGCGTCAAACTTCTTGATCTCTTTCTGCCCGCTCTCGTGCGTCTTTACGCAGATAGTTCTCCCACTTCGCCAATAATCCTTCTCTCCTTTAAAGCCTAAGAAAGTAGAAGAAGCAAGATATTTTCAGAAGAGGCTTTCAGAAACTTTTAATGGTCTTTAATTTAAACTGTGTCATTCCAATGACAATAAGTGATAAGGTCTCACCTTTGTTGTATAATGAGCCATCAAAGTAGTAGCTGCCCGTGTAGTAACCTGTAGCAAGCTCGATGAGGTGTCGCAGCCAAGTGTTACCTGCTCCAGGAAAACTGGATAATGCAGTGAGGGAGGATGAGCTCTCAGGCCGAAACATCCTCTCCCTACACCGAGACGCTGACAACACAATGAATAAAGTTATAGATAGATCACTTAGATAGTTAGATTAGTTtaggtattattattttttattttttaaatttccctatgaaaaataaatacatattcattaaaaatggcGGAGTCATTGTGAAAATTCACATCAATTTAGATTAAGAGACTCATGCTGTGAATAACACCAATATGAACACCGAGAGCATGTGTATATTAGTACATCAGTGATGAAGtattcatcatttattcattaggTTTTAATAATAGAGTTTAAAAGATTTATACCACAGTAtcttaaaattataaatataattctaGCAGCATAACATCTGCAGAGATCTTATTAAACACAGGTactatgtgtgtgaatgttaccTAGCACAGGTGTGCTGTACACCTGTAGGTAGTCCGTAGCTGAGGTGTGGCTTGTAGCTTTGCTCTGTCCACACGGCTGGCCGTCTACATTCTGCTGCATTAGGAGAAATGTGGAGGTGTGTCCACATAGACAGTCCTGCCCCCTCAGTACAGCCAAGGGCAGCTCCTGTGTgggtcagaaagaaaaatacaaactaaTAACTCTCTATTAATCTGTTCCTCATTAAAGCTCCATTATGCCTtctctggtaaaaaaaaaaaaagagtcattgTGCAAGTGGCTTGAGCACATAGAGCTTCGTTTCTGTGTAAGACTGAAAAAGAGGCTCTTGAATCACAAAGGGCTATTGATTGATGATGGCCTCTTTTGAAGTAAGTACAAAGGAGGCAAACTAAAAGGCTGTAGTGCGTGAGTTCTGGGACGTGGGATCCAACCTGATCAGTGCATGTCTCCACACACAGCTGTGAGGTCATGTCCTGCTGGCCGGCATAGAGCAGCAAACCATCACTGATGTTCTTTGGTGTGTGAAAGCAGCCGTGATAATAGACATTTCTGtctgagaaagaaagtgagcgagagagagagagaaagaggttgAAGCACAATTATTAGCACAATTTCGGCTGTCGTTCATGTATTCTTGCATTTTACTTATATAAGGCTAGCTAGCTACTATACATTAGCTGTGAGCTTATTTGTCCAATCAATCTTGTAGAGATGCTGTTAAGACTTCAACATGCTCTATTTGATTTTTGCGTTACAAACAATGCGACATAATACAcaatgtatattttaaacaaataaaatatttttgtctattaacatatacataaataaataattattttgattaataCTGAAATGTCGCTGAGAATCTAGCAGCTTGAACGTGTTAAATGTGAACAGAGGTGTAATGCAACAGAAGTGTGAAAATATGGAAGACACagctacagagagaaaaaaacagcggacatgtgaaataaatctgcattattccccatatacacacacattaagtcTCCCAGCAAAACACGAAAGCGCCGGGAGACATGTTTGAGATTCTAGAAGCATCTTGCTGCTACATAAGATCAGAAAACCCCcaggtctgtgtgtatgtgtgtgaaagagagaatcATTTAGTCTGCTATGcttggcaggtgtgtgtgtgtgagagagagagagagaaagagagagagagagagtctgtgagtGAAAGtctgcatatatttatatattaacattatGTATGGGGTTTGTTTGTGTCAAGTCCAGAATGATTGTCACCCCTGCACAGAGTTGGGCtagaatcattaaaataaatcatttaaaatatttgcataaCCAGTTGAAGAAATGTCTACAAAAGTAATTTACCAAATAATATTAGTATAAAAATCTTCTCTCAATAATATATGGCAAATTGTACACCccagaaaaatgtgcaatatatgAGCTgcaatatatgtgtgtttaattgaataaaaatgtgcatTGCTGTTTATGATGCTTTTATGTCTTGTTTCCCCGGGGAATAATTATgaggtttcccaaatgtaaaaTCCCTTTTAttcaatatactatataattgaaTATTCAGCCTGGCTAACTCACATCTCTTTTGGCCAGGAAGCCCCTGATCTATTTTGTAGATTGACAGTCTGGCCACGCCTCCACACAGTGCGTTCCTTTCAGTCCTGCAGTTCAGGTTGCAGTCCTCACTCCGTGCCTGAGGGGCGCTGATCCGGTTACCACAGTGACACTCTGTGCCATATTCCAGCCCAGCAAAACGGTAGCCACTGTGACAGGGGAAAATGCATTACTGATGAGGCTCGGTTACGCAACATAACCTTAGTTCTTAGGTACATCGGTGaccttgtattttgttttaaaactggAACAGTAAAATCATTGTTGCCATGtatttcatattatatatatatatacactcaccggccactttattaggaatactgGTACACCTGTTTAGTCAGCCAATTGTGTGACATTagaacaatgcataaaatcatgcagtaAACTTAAGCTACAGTGCATACTACACCATTCTCCTGGGTACTCTGTAACATTTCATTTGTACTCTGGGTACaaaattacacatttattatgaAGTAATATCTCCAGTAAACCGAGTTTGAAATATATTCCCGTTAGAGCTTTCTTTATCCTCACTAATGCTGTTGATTGGGCTGCGTTCTAACAAATCAACTTTAACATTTTGGAcctacttgtattttttgtcctgagCTTTGCATTCAATCAGACTTAGATTCGAAACACTGTTTGTTACATTAACAGCACTTCCTCTCTTCATTAAAACTGTAGTTAAAATGGTTTATTATATAAcgcattttatttcaattggCCAGTCACTTAGACTTACAAGTAATGAATACTTATAACTACCATGATGCTATTTAACGTCGAACTCCATCAGTCATTCAAAGCAGTCAGGGTCACATTGGGAATCAGACCCAGGTTGATCCTCAGACCCCACCTTGAGATCCTTATCACTGACCTAATGGATCCTCAAAGAATatatattctgttgttaaaataagtgaataaatgaaacaacataCATCTCCCATCTGATGAAAGATTTTCCCCTGCTCTGTAAGACAATGAGCTTTTATGTTTCAATGGTATTAATTATGTATCACTTGTAGAGCAGGCAGTGTGGTTCTGGATGAAGGTTTTTCACTTTTTGCTGCTCTGAGTAGGAGTACTGATGCTGACAGTGTAATTAGGTGGTGTAAGTATGCCTAAGACTAAAACGTTCCATTTCTGTGATGAGTATTAACCTTTTGTGACAATTTGTTGATGAGCGGTCAGGATGTTTTTGGTGCGCTTCGGGCTGTCAAAGCCTTTGAGTGTGCTGAATGTTTTATCCTGCAAATTAAAGATCCACACAAATGCTTGTACAGCTCCAACACAGAGTGTCTGTATTCTGCCACCTGGGCCTGCTGACCAACACTGCCTGCTTTCTTccaaatttttaaaacattgaatgttttaaatctgtgaATGTTGGTAATGATTCCTTGTGATAATGTCTCATAAAGCTATATAAGTAATTGCACAATAAATAATGCCTTAATATAATGCATATTTTAGAGCAAATCACCCAATCATTCTAAGAGAAGACTTCTAAACGGTCTGCGCTGTAACTTGTGTTTGTCAAGTCAAATTGCACGATGAATAGCCTGTAATGACAGACCTACAATTTAAAGCAAATTATTACGTTCTGTGTATGCCATTCAACGGCTTGTGCTTGGCTTATGCAAAACCATTCATCAAGGTCATTTActatccattttttattttttgacctGTACTGTATTTGTGGTTGTCCTGTAAAATTTGGGTCACACTATACTGTCCTCATATCGGTGGATTTCAATTACCATGTCGAAGCAGCACGTACACACTGAGATTTTAGTAAAAGCTTCATGACATGGAAAGACCTTTGTTGTATTGGTCTTAATGAGCACATCACAGCATGCAATCTTAGACTAACCGAAGAAATGATCTTTTATGATCTACAGGCCAAAAAATATGTTCACAAAGCCACCATTAACAGTGTCTTACTTATAACAAGGAATAATTTAACATGTCGTTCACTTTACTTGAAGCACCCACTGATGActtttgtaatgatttataattatgCACAGATCATTATTCGTCACAAAGTACTCCACAGGCTTATCATTCATTGTAAATTACTAGTATTATGATGTATGAACATTAGCCTCATAGAGAGTGTTGCCAAAGACAGATTTGTCTCGTATTCAATATTTCACTCATGTGCTTACCTCTCAGAGCAGGTGTCTTGGCACAAAGAGCTGGTCATTTTTCTGAAGTCATAAAGCACAGTTCCTCCAAGCGCATGTTGTTTGTCGTCATTCATAAAGCACCCAATGTAGGTTCCTTAAGAGAATAATGTGAAATCAGTACTGACAGCATGTTCAGATTGTACATTTTAACATAATTCAGGTCGTACCTTTATGTCTGGTGTTCCTGTTTAATGGATTGTGTTCTGCCAAATTCTCTTGGTCTGTTCTCTGGCGCTGAATCCAGTGTCGTCTCAGGTGCCTGATCTTTAGGTTCCGAGACACAAAGCTTTCTTGATCTGCTCTACTCCCTGACAAATCTGGATTATTCTCCACATCCTGAATTAACGTGGATCCGGGTCTCCTGTGGTGCCAGCTAACACTTGGTGCCTCCAGAGATCTAGGGGGCAATGGTACGGAGGGTATTGATGAGGGCGgataagttcctttttgaaacAAGGCCACGTTGGAACGCTGGAGCAGCAGCAAACTTCCGGCCATGATGTAAGCCACACCCAGAAAAAGAAGCAGCAATTGGGCCTGTCTTAGAAAGCGCTGTAGTGTGTAGCAGGTTTTAGCCATGATTACAACTCAACGATCACCactgtttgaaaaaaaatccacaagaGGATTTTAGTTCTCAAGATGttctcctcttcatcatcaaaCACTTTATAGTCTTTATGCTTGGAAAAAGCCTCCACCAAAAACAATCAATAACCCTGGAGCAgaggaat from Tachysurus vachellii isolate PV-2020 chromosome 20, HZAU_Pvac_v1, whole genome shotgun sequence includes these protein-coding regions:
- the wscd1b gene encoding sialate:O-sulfotransferase 1; protein product: MAKTCYTLQRFLRQAQLLLLFLGVAYIMAGSLLLLQRSNVALFQKGTYPPSSIPSVPLPPRSLEAPSVSWHHRRPGSTLIQDVENNPDLSGSRADQESFVSRNLKIRHLRRHWIQRQRTDQENLAEHNPLNRNTRHKGTYIGCFMNDDKQHALGGTVLYDFRKMTSSLCQDTCSESGYRFAGLEYGTECHCGNRISAPQARSEDCNLNCRTERNALCGGVARLSIYKIDQGLPGQKRYRNVYYHGCFHTPKNISDGLLLYAGQQDMTSQLCVETCTDQELPLAVLRGQDCLCGHTSTFLLMQQNVDGQPCGQSKATSHTSATDYLQVYSTPVLASRCRERMFRPESSSSLTALSSFPGAGNTWLRHLIELATGYYTGSYYFDGSLYNKGFKGEKDYWRSGRTICVKTHESGQKEIKKFDAAILLIRNPYHCLVAEFNRKNAGHLGYAADTHWKSNEWPEFVETYSAWWISHALAWLQFSRRLLVVHYEHLLMDLVHQLRLMTAFLNVTVPDERLLCAERNRDGHFKRTGSRCLTFDPFTKDMRTRINGYMLEVDRALRDRNLSGLPQEYMPR